In Paenibacillus xylanilyticus, the genomic window CAATATCTGGGACTAAATTCAGAATCATTAGTCATAGAAGTAAAAAGATGGAACCAGGAATCGTTGAAGATTACTATAAACAGCTACGTTAAATTTATTGAATATGATTCAATAGGTAGAGAAATTTCTGAGTTCTTGATATTAGAAAACTCAGAATTTTTGAAAAAGAAAAAGAGGGATTAGTTAAGCTGGATTTCGATGAAAATGAGTGTACCAACTCATCCATTTAAAATTTGTAGGTTTAAGTGAATTGCCATTACTAGATGTCATTGCAGATAAAAATGAAATACACGTAATACGTATGGAAATATAATCAACTCCGTTAAGCTAACGGGAAACGATAGCTAAATTCAGATAAGACTGCGGCCGACCAATTGATCGGCTGCAGTTCCCTTAATCTACGGCTAGTTTTCGTGTGACATAAAAAATATATTACCTTCATCTAATCTATGTGGGCGACGGCACTGATTTCGATCAGTTGCTCAGGAAACGCTAGGTATGTCACGCCGATACAACTGCCCGCCGGCCGGTGTTGTCCCATGTATTCCTTGAAGAGATGTATGCATGGCTCGATATGCTCTTGTGCATTTGTCAGATAGATTTCAACATAAGCAAGATTTGACTTCGTGATACCAAACTCTGCTAACACGCGATCGAGATTCTTCAGCGTCTGCCGGGTTTGTGCCTCGATATCATTTCCGCCAACGAAAGCTCCGTCCGTATCGTGGGAAAATTGTCCCGAAATATAGATCGTGCCGTTAACGCTGTACGCCTGAGCGATACCGTGATCCCAAAGGTCGTGATTGTAGGTTTTAATATTAGTCATTTTTTCTCTCCTCGATTCAAAGTAAGGTTAGTATAAAATGACCTTAAATAAAAATATAGTACGCACTTTATTGATAGATACTATCTAAAGAGATAGTGTACATATGATTATGGCTGATGATAAAGTAAGAGAAAATCTTATCTGGAGTGAATTTAAGTTAGTCTAAGATTACCAGAGGTGAGCCTCACAATCACGGTGGTATAATCGATTGCTCGTTCCAGTTTTTTGGGGGTTAAACGTATTTGAAATGCCGAAGGTTGGATCTCAAACTGAACATACATCTATAACACACTGGTTGAAACAAGAAGATAAGACTTGGTCACTTATAATAATGATGCCCGACATTTAGAAGGGTGCTGATTGGCAAATTATCTTTATCCATTCAAAGTGAATAATTCTCTCTATCAGATTGATTGTTTATCGACGAAACTTTTAGCTTGTAATAGTGACGGGTCAGCTTTAGAGTCCGGCCATTCAACTAACGGGCAGGTTAGTTTAATTTTTTGGAGAATAATTAGAGTAGTAATTCGTTCCAAACGTCATCAAAGGTATCTGTCTACAAGTGTATATCTTAACGCTGTTACTCCACCGAACCCGTCCAACAACTGGCGACTCATCTGAAGTTCTTGAAGACTCGGTTCAAGCACCTCTCTCACAGAAAAAAAACGGCTGGTAATTCATTGTAATCGTACAATCGTGTTAGTCCAAAGACATGGTAAAACACTTGAACAACAAGCTTTGATATCATATCAGATAGCAACTATCTGTTTTATATGGAGGTGAGGCTATTGAAAACAATTGGGGTAGGATTCTTACATGTATCTCTCTATGCAAAGCCAGTGAAGAATATGGCAATGCTTTGCATAGAGCTTAGAAACAATTACATTGCCAACGACGAATCGTAATATTCTACTAACTGGCTTTGCACCTTATTGATCTATTTAATAAGGAGTGAGGTCCATGAAATATTCAAAAGCCGAATCTATTTTTCCGGAAGAATTGCTACGTGTCATTCAAGAATACGTTCAAGGCGAATTGGTTTATATCCCAAAACCCAAAGAGGCACACTTAAAATGGGGCGAAAAAACCCTAAGCAAGAATAGGGTCTCTGCTCGAAACGCGGAGATTAAATCCTTATTCTGCAATGGCATCAGCATAGAGGAATTGGCGGGACGATACTTCTTGTCCTGCGAAAGTATAAAGAAAATTGTCTATAAAAAGAACTAACGAAATCCGCTAACTCGTCGTATAGACGGTTTAGCGGATTTTGTTCAAAGATGAATTAAATCAACTTATACCTAGTTACCGCACCTCTAAATCGATAGACTCAAGTTAAGGTTGTTGGAATGAAGAACGGCTGGATCATACGAAGGCGGTGTAACGAATGGATGAAAACATAAAGGAGAAGCTGCTAAGCAAAAATGAACTGCTGATTAAAATGGTGATCGAACGCGCAAAAAGAGATTTTCTAGACGATATCGCAATTATTGGGCTTACGGGCTCATTTAGCACGGGAGACTTTCATGAGAAGAGCGATCTTGATTTAGTTATCATTAATAATACAGAACGGGGATGGGAAATATCCGATTGTTTCATTTTGGATGACGTTGGATATGACATCTACTGCACGCCATGGGATTCAAGAATACAAGAGCAATCCACCTTGGAGAGCCCCAATGT contains:
- a CDS encoding CD3324 family protein — translated: MKYSKAESIFPEELLRVIQEYVQGELVYIPKPKEAHLKWGEKTLSKNRVSARNAEIKSLFCNGISIEELAGRYFLSCESIKKIVYKKN
- a CDS encoding RidA family protein, whose protein sequence is MTNIKTYNHDLWDHGIAQAYSVNGTIYISGQFSHDTDGAFVGGNDIEAQTRQTLKNLDRVLAEFGITKSNLAYVEIYLTNAQEHIEPCIHLFKEYMGQHRPAGSCIGVTYLAFPEQLIEISAVAHID